CAGGTCGCGGCGAGTGTCGAACACCTTGCCGCCGTTGGGCACGCAGATCGTGGGCTCGCTCCGGGCCGCTTGGAGCATCCGCCGGACCGCGCGCATGTCCGCCGACTTCTTGGTGTGTGCGAGTTCGGTCCGGGCCTTCTGAAGCTGCTTACTACGGAGCTGTGTTTCCTTCTGGTCGGCCGCATCCGCAAGTGCTTTCGCGGTGTCACCCACTTTCGCGGCCGCTTCACGGGCCATGCGGTCGGCCGTTTCCTTGGCGAGTTGTTCCACGCGGGTCTGGCTGCGGTCCACTTCCCAGCGGCGCCCGTCGTAAACCACCCACTGTTCCCAATCCGCGACGAACCGCACCGTGTCGACGTGATCGGTCGCGAACCTCCACCCGTTCGCGATGTCCGTGTCGGAGAACATCGGAGAACCGTCGGCGCGGGGAGCCGGCTCATACGTCCCAACTTTAGCTGGGTGTCTGGGGCTCGAAGAGTAGTTCGAGGGCCGAGGGCCGTTTCCTCCGTCGATGCCGAGGGCGGAGGAGCGCCAACGTGTCGCGAAGTGATCGGAGCACCCGGCGGAGGCGCCGGGCGCACGGTAGCGCATCGGCAACGGCGAGCGCGAACCGGCGTGCCTCGCGGGCCGCGCGCACCGGATTCACCCGAGCCAATGGGCCACCGCCCGTCAGCAGCAACCAGTGCCGAACCACCATCGCCAGCAGCTTGGCGTACACTTCGCACAGTCCCCGGTGCCCGAGCCGCCCGTGGGACTGGCCGAACCCGCCGTGGGATCGCCACAGCTTCAACAGCAACTCCACCTGCCACCGCAGGCGGTACAGCACCCACACCTGTTCCGGCGTGAACCGGTCGGCCGGCAGGTTGGTGGCGAATACGGTCCACTCGCACAGCACCCGCAACCGCTCGCTCACCACCCGCCCCTTCTTCCTCTGCCTTTCGGCCGACTGCTCCCGGCGCCGGGCCGCGACCCCGGGCGGGCACCGGAAGGCCAGCAACCGGCACCCGATCCGGGTCTCGTTCCCGGCCGTGACACGCAGGTCGAGCAGATCCCCCGACCATTGCCGGAGCAGGCGCCACACCTCGGACGGGCGCTCGTCGCCCACGGCCGCCACGGCATTGGGCGGGAGGCGGCTGATCCAGAACACCCCGGCCGCGCTCAGGCGCGTCAGTACACCGAAGTCGAAGTACCCGAGGTCGGCCAACCGCAGCGCGCCGGCGGGCAACGGGTCGTCGGTGGCATTGAACCGGCCGTCGGGTTGCCGGCCCGGTTGGAACGCCATTCCGGTGATCCGTCCGGTCGTCAACTCCCAGCGGACGTGGGCCTTGATCGCAGCCAACCCGGCGCTCGGGGTATTTCCGCCGCACCCGGGGAATGTGTCCCGAAGGGTGTCCGTGAGTGCGACGACGGTGCTGTCCTCGACGTACACCCCCGCAAACCGTTGCAGGAGCGGGACGGCGATAGGCTGAGCCGCCACCAGTTGGCCAACGGCGCGGAGGAGCACCTCCCGGACGAACTCGGTTGCGGCCGGCGTGAACCGCTTGTGGAAGGCCTGCGGGGTCACGCCCGGCACCGGGCATCGAGCGGCAAGGGCATCAACGGGGGCGCGTGGGTCCTCGATCCAACCGAACACGAGGGTCTGAATGAACGCCGCGCCCGAGATCTTGCGGCGCCGGCGAACGAACCCGACGCGCGCGGCCGCGCGATCGGCGTCCGCGGTCAGGACGGTTCGGATGGCGCGGGCGAGGTTGGGAATCGGGGCCGACATCGGAATCCTTCCGAACCAGAGGTTGACGCAACCTCATGGTACGGCTTCGTATTCCGACGTGGACCCGCTAAGTTGGGACGTATGGGAGCCGGCTCCGGCTCATCATCGCTCGGTTCGGGTGCCGATTGCGGGACCGGTTGCGGATCTGCCTGGAACCGTTGCTCGGCGAGTTCGAGGAATTGCGCCGCGGTGCCACCGGCCGTGAGCCAGTCGCTCACGGCGCCCTTTTCGGGCAATCCCGGGAGGTCCAGTTGGGCGACAATTGCAGCCACGCCCGTGAGCGACTTCCGCACGGTGCCAGCGTGAGCTCGGCCCGACTTGTCGTTGTCCGGGATGGCGACAAGTCGGCGCCCGCGGAGCGGTTCACCGTACTCCGCGGCGTGCTTGCCCCACTTGAGCAGTGCCGCGGCGAGCGCGTGATCCGGGTACGCCCGACGTGCTCGGTGGTCAGCTTCTGCAATTCGTTCTCGGTCATTGGTCCGGTCCTTTCGGTGTTGGTCCTGGCTTCAAATCACTTGTAAAACTTGATCACCCCGCGTTGCGGCTTTGTGCGTCGGGCCACCGGTTCAACCGGTGTCGGCGTGCGTGCGGCCTCGAACGCTTCGAGTACGGCTTGGGAAATGCGCCACCGCGGGCGCTTCGAGCGGGCCGAGCGCGGTACGTTTGTGGCTCGCAACTCGTCGCGGGTGATCCAGGTGAGAACGGTCGCCTCACCGACGCCGTACTTCTTTGCGAGATCGGAGACGGTCAGCATGCGGCCACCGGCTTTCGTGTCGCGTTTTTCGGCGCGGTGGGTAGCTCCGAGCGGCGCGGCCCGCCGCTCGGAGCAGGATGAGAAGGGCCTGTCGCTCGCGATCGAGCGCCTCCACATCGAATTCGCGAATCAGCGACAGGGGGGCGGAAGGAGTGGCTGCATCCATACTCTCAGTTTTCGGAGCGTGGAGTGGGATATGTATGCGTGTTAACTATCTGGTAGATGGCTCGTGGGTATCTTGTAGATAAACAGCGATTCAAGATTGCGAAATAGGCTTTACTACGGTCCGTAAGGTAAGTAAAGCTACCCGTTTGGAGGTTCTGGGAACGGGCGTTCGGATCCGTCCCAGAGCGCTCTCAACAAGGTGGCGTTACACTTCAATCGGATGAGCCGGTCGAGGATCCGGTCGTCCAGATGGCCGTGTCCCGGAAACGAAGTCGGACCGCTGGGCGTACTTCAACCCGCTCCACCCGAGTTCGACCGGGTTCAACGCGGGTGCGTCGGGCGGGAGCCGGTCCGAGTGCAACCGCGTGTTGCGGCGCAAGCGCGCGCGGATCACCGGGCCCTCGTGAGCGGGGCCACCGTCCCACACCACGAGCACGTTCCCCGGGACCGACCGCAGTAGGTTCCGGAGGAACGCGACCACCTTATCGGCCCCGAAGTACCCGTCGATGCGGTTGGCGAAGTACGACCCGAGGCGCCGGGCCCGGGGCGACACGGTCACGGCCCCGAGCACCGACACCTTGTGGCGCCGCCCACCGTCCCCGCGGATCGTTGGGGGGCGCCCGCGCGGACCCAACGGCGGCGCACCAGCGGGTTGAGGAACAACCCGGTCTCATCGATCAGGACCAGGTGGGCACTCGGCCCGGGCCTTTTTTGAATCCGCTCCCGGTCCCGGGCCACCCACCGGTCGATCCCCGATTGGTCCCGTTGCCGGGCCGGGCGCGCGGGCTTCTGCGGGGAGTCGTTGCGCGCCGAGAGCCACTCGCGCAGGTCACTCGGGTGGAACCGGACCCCGAACCGCGTGTGGATCCGCTCGGGCACTCGGCGCGCGGTCCACAGGTCCGTATCGAACCCGTACGCGGTCGGGGGCCGATCGAGGCACCCGAGTACCTGGCACTCCGGGGCCCCGGTCAGGAACCCCGGGCGACCGGGCGTGGGCTTGGCCTTCAGGCCCGGTCGCCCGGGGTTCTTGACCGGGCCACCCACGTGGCCGCGGTGACCCGATGCACACCCCGGAACGCGACCACGTCCTTCTGTGACCACCCCGCGGCGACACGCCGCACCGCCAGCATGCGACGCGCCTCCAACTCGGCTAACGTTCCTTTGCTCCTCATACCCAGCTACTTATAAACACGCTCGCAACTGAGGAGCTTTGCGCTCCTGCGCGGCATTAAAACGAAGCAGCCATCACCTTTGTTGCCCGGCATCCGAATCGGGCCGGCAGGAGCTTGACCAAACTTCTTGGCTAAGTTTTTCATGACGACTTACGTTGGAGGCCGTCTTTTCCAAGTCGCCCGTCGTCTTGGTAACAGGGCTCTGGAGAAAAACTTGTAAAACATTATGCTCTTGAGTGGTAATCAATTTTTGGTCGCTACGATCGAGTGAGTGTCTTCGTTCGCCGCGATACCCGAGCACAGGAACTGGAGGTTCTTCGACGATTGCATCCGCACGGAGTGGACCCGCTTTGCGACGAGCCGCGGCGGTAAGGTGGGCCTCTCTTCGGCACGCAACACGAATAGCTTCGTGATCCGGCCATTTGAGGTCGCGGTGCTCAAGGTAAAGCAGCCATTCTGAGTAGCCATCTGGTCGATCAGCACCCGCTCAATGGCGAGGCGAGTGTCCGCAAGTCCTCTCATTCGGTTGCAAATTGCTTCGTAGACGTGCTCGCCGAGTTTGAGCCGACCACAGGTCGATGAGACTAATCGCGCTATTAATCAATTACTCAGCCGCTGTGCAAGCTTCAGCAAGATCTGTGGGAATGTGTGGAGAGATGCCGTGGTAGGCTTGACCCGACATAGTGGACCTCGATTGTGAGAAACCGGGCGGCCGGACCGTACCAACGCGCTTGAGGTATACGCATCGGTTCCGGCCGCGATGGGGTCATGACTCCCCGCGGCTCCGGTTGTTGAGTTGAATGGTAAGCAGGTTCGCCGGAACGAGAAAGGTCGGCAGGTCACGCGGACGCACGGTCGGTCCGGAGCCAGTTCCTCACGTGATCGGCGACGGCGAGGAGGTGGGCATCGTCGACGGGCTCGCGGTACACCGCGGCCATTGACGGGTCCGTGTGACCCATGATGAGGTCCACCGCGACCTGGTCCTTCGCGCTTCCGCCAATCGTCTCGAACGTGTGACGGAGAGCGTAGAAACCGACACCCGAGCGATGGATGCCGAGCGCCTTGAGAAGCTTCCCGAACTGGATGCCGATCACGTCCTTGCGGAACCCGGTGTCGGTGTGAATGACAAACGCGCTCCCGCGAACGGTTAAGAGCACGCGCTGGGTATCTTGTTCGTTGGCCGGTTCCGGACGACCGGAGAGCGCCTCGCGAAGTGCCGCAACGGTTTCGGGCCACAACGGGCACCGGCGCGCGATCCCGGTCTTCGGGCGCAGGAAGTCGATCCACGCCCGCTCCGGGTCCAGGGCCGAGAGTGTCAGGCCCGCGCAATCCATGTTGCCGAACCCGCAGTTCACGCCGAGCAGAATCATCGCACGCAAGTTTGGATCGGCCCGAACGAACACTTCATCACCCCGCCCCACTACCGCCTTACCGTCGATCATCGCGCGCAGCTCGCCCGGCTCGAACATCTGAGACGGGCGCCCGGCTCGGTGCCGGCGCAGGACCGACTTGTCCGGCTTCTTGAACTCCGGCCCGAACCGCGTTGAGCGTTCCATGAGCCCGGTCTCGTACCCGTACTTGAATACGGACTTCGTCCGTGTGATCGCGTTGCCCAACCGGACAGGGCCCCACTTCTCAGCCGTCCGAGCACGGAGGTCCGCGAAGTCGTCGGCGAGGTCTTCCACCAATCGGGTTCCACCGAACGTACCGACGGACAGCCCGGTCACCTCTTGGTATTCCCAGAACAATCGCGAGGTGAGTTCACCGGCTTCCTTCTTGCGGAGCTTCGCCGTCAGAAAGCTGTTGCACAGGTGCGCAATCGTGAGCCCGTCGGTTTTCACCCTGGGCGTGCGCCCGGCGTGCAGGTCATCTGCGACCTTCTTGTACTCCTCCGAGCCTCTTTCCAACCGTCACCTTCGATACAAACGAGCTCCCGTCGACCCGGCGTGCCCGCTTACCGAAATAATAGAGTTTGCCGCGGATCTTCTTTTGCCAGGTACCAGTTGCGTGCGGAGTGAGCGGAAAATCGGGATACGGTTTCTTCGGTCGATCGGGGCTTTTCGCGGACGCGGCGAACTACTAGACTTGTCCATGCGTCACTGACCGTACAGGGTTGGTGGCATGTCCCGGGGCGGTCACTACCCACAACGGGAATTTACTACCACCGAGTGTAACGGTAGTAGAGTCAGTTGGTGGTTCGCGATTGAAATTGCAGGAAACACTAGAAAATTGATACTTGGAGAGGTGGCAGAGTGGTCGAATGCGTCGGTCTCGAAAACCGATATGCCCGCAAGGGCATCGAGGGTTCGAATCCCTCCCTCTCCGCTCGAAACCCCAACAATTGCTGGGGTTTCTTCTTTTTCTAGGCCGGTTCCCGCTTCACACTTTTAGTGTCCAGGTGTTCCGCAGAGTCCCCAGAAATCCCCGCCGGGTATGCACCCAAAACTCTGGGGTCGGTGGCCCCCCCGGGCGGTCCTCGGCGCGGTCCGAGGATCACGCACAGACCCAGAATCACCCGTTCGAGCCCCTCGCGGTTCAGGTCGGCGAACGGGGTGGCGGACGGGCCGCACCGGGAATTTGTAACCGGCCGACGGCTTCCACGAGCGCTGCGGACCGGGCGTGGGCGTACACGTTGAGGGTCAGCCGCGGGTCACTGTGCCGGGCCAACGTTTGTAATTCTTTCGTCCCCGCCCCGGTCGCGGCCAGGGACAAAACGAACGTGTGCCGGAGCGCGTGG
This region of Gemmata massiliana genomic DNA includes:
- a CDS encoding transposase; this encodes MSVLGAVTVSPRARRLGSYFANRIDGYFGADKVVAFLRNLLRSVPGNVLVVWDGGPAHEGPVIRARLRRNTRLHSDRLPPDAPALNPVELGWSGLKYAQRSDFVSGTRPSGRPDPRPAHPIEV
- a CDS encoding IS4 family transposase; translation: MSAPIPNLARAIRTVLTADADRAAARVGFVRRRRKISGAAFIQTLVFGWIEDPRAPVDALAARCPVPGVTPQAFHKRFTPAATEFVREVLLRAVGQLVAAQPIAVPLLQRFAGVYVEDSTVVALTDTLRDTFPGCGGNTPSAGLAAIKAHVRWELTTGRITGMAFQPGRQPDGRFNATDDPLPAGALRLADLGYFDFGVLTRLSAAGVFWISRLPPNAVAAVGDERPSEVWRLLRQWSGDLLDLRVTAGNETRIGCRLLAFRCPPGVAARRREQSAERQRKKGRVVSERLRVLCEWTVFATNLPADRFTPEQVWVLYRLRWQVELLLKLWRSHGGFGQSHGRLGHRGLCEVYAKLLAMVVRHWLLLTGGGPLARVNPVRAAREARRFALAVADALPCARRLRRVLRSLRDTLALLRPRHRRRKRPSALELLFEPQTPS
- a CDS encoding winged helix-turn-helix domain-containing protein; protein product: MGGPVKNPGRPGLKAKPTPGRPGFLTGAPECQVLGCLDRPPTAYGFDTDLWTARRVPERIHTRFGVRFHPSDLREWLSARNDSPQKPARPARQRDQSGIDRWVARDRERIQKRPGPSAHLVLIDETGLFLNPLVRRRWVRAGAPQRSAGTVGGATRCRCSGP
- a CDS encoding helix-turn-helix domain-containing protein, which gives rise to MRSKGTLAELEARRMLAVRRVAAGWSQKDVVAFRGVHRVTAATWVARSRTPGDRA
- a CDS encoding helix-turn-helix domain-containing protein — its product is MLTVSDLAKKYGVGEATVLTWITRDELRATNVPRSARSKRPRWRISQAVLEAFEAARTPTPVEPVARRTKPQRGVIKFYK
- a CDS encoding tyrosine-type recombinase/integrase; protein product: MERGSEEYKKVADDLHAGRTPRVKTDGLTIAHLCNSFLTAKLRKKEAGELTSRLFWEYQEVTGLSVGTFGGTRLVEDLADDFADLRARTAEKWGPVRLGNAITRTKSVFKYGYETGLMERSTRFGPEFKKPDKSVLRRHRAGRPSQMFEPGELRAMIDGKAVVGRGDEVFVRADPNLRAMILLGVNCGFGNMDCAGLTLSALDPERAWIDFLRPKTGIARRCPLWPETVAALREALSGRPEPANEQDTQRVLLTVRGSAFVIHTDTGFRKDVIGIQFGKLLKALGIHRSGVGFYALRHTFETIGGSAKDQVAVDLIMGHTDPSMAAVYREPVDDAHLLAVADHVRNWLRTDRASA